The genomic segment ACTACTCCTTTCGACGGCAAACTTAGGGAGCATCCTCACCGGGGCGAACACGCTCTACAACATCCCTCGGTTGTTGGCGGGGGTGCTGTTCATCACGACGTTGGGGGTGCTTTTGCTGCGTGGGGCAGAGGGGCTGGAAAGGCGTGCGCTGCGGCGCTTTCGGGGGTGAGAGAGAAATCATCCGAATGAAGGGCGGGCGTCCCCTAGTACGTCCCTACAACAAACGGGTCGGGATTGCGCAATAACTCCTCAACCCATACCTCCTCTGTCACACCAGCTTGTAGTAAATCACCGTGTCAATGAGGGCGGTGCCGGTGCTGTTTTGAGCATACTGAGGAATCACCCCCGAACGGACAAACCCCCACCGTTCGTAAAGCCCGTCGGCTGTGCTGCCCGATTCGGTATCCAGAACCAAGAGGGATTTTCCCAGACCCCGCGCCGCGTCCTCTATTGCTGTCATCAAGGCAGTGGCAATCCCTTTTTGACGGTGGAGGCTGTGGACGAGGAGTTTCTGAACCTCGGCGCGGTGTGTTCCATTCAGGGGTGCAGCAAGGGCAAGATGGACACAGCCAACGATGTGCTGGTTGTCGCTATCGCCTTCAATGGCAGCCAAGACAAGGCGTTTGCCCGCGTCAACCTCTGCGCCGATTTTGCCCCAAAAGGCATCGGCTGTTTCTTCTGAAAGTGGGGCGATAAAGCCCACAGACGATCCCCCCTCAACGACGTTAATCAACAGCGCCGCGAGATCGGCGTGATGGTGGGTGAGTTCCGCTGCGCCGAGGCGCTCAATGGTAAACACGGTATCGCCCCTTATGGCAGACAGCGCTTAGACCGGATATTCCTCAATCTCATCAATCTCGTCGGGGACAATGCCGCCGTCGATCACTTCTTCCCCAAACAAGAGGGATGTTTTCGACTCCAGCAGGTGATCCCGCCAGAGGAACGACCCCCCCCGCGAGAACAAGACGCGATCTCCGGGTGGGGCGTCTAGGCGCTCGTTGGCGGCAAGAAGGGCATCGGCTTGGCGGAGGTGGGGAAACAAGCGGTAAAGATGATTCAGCGCATCGTAGGTGACGATCACTTGTGCCGTTGGGTCATGTAACATGACATGGAGAATGGCGCGGGCAAGGACGCTGTGTTCGGTGTCATAATTCAGCCGGACAATCGTTTCTGGGACAGATTCAACGGCAAAATCAATGGTGCCGTTTCGCCACACCTCAATGATGGGCGCTTCGGGAAGAAGGTTGGGAAAATGGGATGAGTCTTCAACGAAGAACACAGAGCGCCGTTTGCCATCGCGGTTTTGGATCAACGCCCTGTCACGTTCTATTGTGCGCCAACCAGAGATGAAGGTGAGCATAGTGATCCTGTCAAACCTGTTTCAATGATGCGTTTTCGGATGCTGCGTTTGGTTACTCTTTCTATTCTTGCACGGAAATCCGGCAAATGCCGCAATAAATCCGTAAAACTTATGAAAAATTTCTGAATAGTTCTAGAGTGTTACCTCATACAGGTCTTGACGATACCCCGTTGGCTGCGCCTCGCTACCGATTAATGCTAACTCGCTTTCCATTAAGAAGGTCAAAATCGTCTTGTATCCTGTGCGAAATGCCCAATCCCGAAGGGCGGCGACAAGCTGACCGGTCAGTGGACGCGCCGACCAACAGGCAAGATGCACATCGCCCGCTTCGCAATCGATCTCGTCTGCCTCGCGGCTGTAAAGAACTGCCGCCTGCCCGCCGGCTGCCGTCAATTTCACATGATGGGATTGGGCGTTCAGCAGTTCGGGCATTCCCGCCGCCCAATC from the Anaerolineales bacterium genome contains:
- a CDS encoding GNAT family N-acetyltransferase; amino-acid sequence: MFTIERLGAAELTHHHADLAALLINVVEGGSSVGFIAPLSEETADAFWGKIGAEVDAGKRLVLAAIEGDSDNQHIVGCVHLALAAPLNGTHRAEVQKLLVHSLHRQKGIATALMTAIEDAARGLGKSLLVLDTESGSTADGLYERWGFVRSGVIPQYAQNSTGTALIDTVIYYKLV